From a single Alkalihalophilus pseudofirmus genomic region:
- a CDS encoding ornithine--oxo-acid transaminase, whose protein sequence is MTKTLTIIEKTEQFGAKNYHPLPIVISKAEGVWVEDPEGNRYIDMLSAYSAVNQGHRHPKIIQALKDQADRITLTSRAFHNDQLAPFYEKVASLTNKEMVLPMNTGAEAVETAVKTARRWAYDVKGVADNQAEIIVCENNFHGRTMTAVSLSSSDAYKRGFGPMLPGIKIIPYGDANALREAITPNTAAFLVEPIQGEAGIIIPPDGFLKEVRKICTEQNVLFIADEIQSGLARSGKLFACDWEEVEPDMYILGKALGGGVMPISVVCANRDVLGVFEPGSHGSTFGGNPLACAVSIAALEVIEEENLVKRSHDLGEYVMEELRKIPHADIKEIRGRGLFIGIELHVPAREYCEKLKELGLLCKETHENVIRLAPPLIISEEDLEFALSKIKQVFA, encoded by the coding sequence ATGACAAAAACATTAACTATTATTGAAAAAACAGAGCAATTTGGGGCGAAAAATTATCACCCGCTTCCGATCGTTATTTCAAAAGCAGAAGGAGTTTGGGTAGAAGATCCAGAAGGTAATCGTTATATCGATATGCTTAGTGCCTATTCTGCGGTAAATCAAGGACATCGCCATCCGAAGATCATTCAAGCACTGAAGGATCAAGCGGACCGTATTACATTAACTTCACGTGCATTTCACAATGATCAATTAGCTCCTTTTTATGAGAAAGTAGCGAGCCTTACGAATAAAGAGATGGTCCTTCCGATGAATACTGGGGCCGAGGCTGTTGAGACAGCTGTGAAAACAGCACGCCGCTGGGCTTATGATGTGAAAGGTGTGGCAGATAACCAAGCAGAAATAATTGTTTGTGAAAACAACTTCCATGGCCGTACAATGACAGCTGTTTCGCTATCTTCAAGTGATGCTTACAAGCGTGGATTCGGTCCGATGCTGCCAGGAATTAAAATTATTCCTTATGGTGATGCGAATGCTTTAAGAGAAGCGATCACACCAAATACGGCTGCTTTCTTAGTTGAGCCGATTCAAGGAGAAGCAGGAATTATCATTCCTCCAGATGGCTTCTTAAAAGAAGTGCGCAAGATTTGTACGGAACAAAATGTATTATTTATTGCAGATGAAATACAATCAGGTCTAGCTCGTTCTGGTAAACTATTTGCATGTGACTGGGAAGAAGTAGAGCCTGATATGTATATTTTAGGAAAAGCACTAGGCGGCGGAGTAATGCCTATCTCTGTCGTGTGTGCAAATCGTGATGTATTAGGTGTATTTGAGCCAGGCTCACATGGATCAACATTTGGCGGAAATCCCCTTGCTTGTGCCGTTTCTATTGCAGCGCTAGAAGTAATCGAAGAAGAAAATCTTGTGAAACGTTCTCATGACCTTGGAGAGTATGTGATGGAGGAACTTCGTAAAATTCCTCATGCTGATATAAAAGAAATTCGCGGCCGAGGGTTATTTATTGGAATCGAACTTCATGTCCCTGCTCGTGAGTATTGTGAGAAGCTGAAAGAACTTGGATTATTATGCAAAGAGACACATGAGAACGTGATTCGTCTTGCACCGCCGCTTATTATTTCAGAAGAAGATTTAGAGTTTGCTTTATCTAAGATTAAGCAAGTATTTGCATAA
- a CDS encoding sigma-54 interaction domain-containing protein, with translation MNRVSPKQLEQTVDILTQVLDTIDVGVHIVNSHGETIMYNKKMTEIESMPPHEVLHKNLLDVFLFKEEQTSTLLQALHKGQHSYNIKQQYYNNKGFPITAVNDTHPLKDKDGEIIGAFELSKDITRLEVLMKDQLHKSDQTRYTFSKIIGQSEAISQIIHEAKRATRTSSSVLLTGETGTGKEIFAQSIHNGSERAGGPFISQNCAALPDNLIEGILFGTKKGAFTGAVEHPGLFEQAEGGTLLLDEINSLNLPLQAKLLRAIQEKTIRRVGDTKDTPVDVRIISTMNEDPFEAVSNGRLRKDLFYRLGVVSLYIPPLKDRYGDIPLLVEHFLAKFNKRFQMQVDWISADVLELFEQYEWPGNVRELEHVIESAMNIMSTERQMELYHLPMHIRRRFTAQTDPTEGKAEHVSEPKETFLHKPLKEHLAEVENYYIKQALTVHKGNISQAAKALGISRQNLQYRLKKMTLSEEDL, from the coding sequence ATGAACCGTGTTAGTCCAAAACAACTAGAGCAAACTGTAGACATTCTTACACAAGTGTTAGATACCATTGATGTCGGTGTTCATATCGTTAATTCTCATGGGGAAACCATTATGTACAATAAGAAAATGACAGAAATTGAGTCTATGCCCCCGCATGAGGTATTACATAAAAATTTATTAGATGTGTTTCTCTTTAAAGAAGAGCAAACCAGCACGCTCCTGCAAGCATTACATAAAGGTCAGCATTCCTATAATATTAAGCAGCAATATTACAATAATAAAGGGTTTCCAATAACCGCTGTGAATGACACTCACCCTCTTAAAGATAAGGACGGGGAGATCATTGGTGCGTTTGAGTTATCAAAAGATATCACCCGTCTAGAAGTATTAATGAAAGATCAATTGCACAAATCCGATCAAACCCGCTATACGTTCTCTAAGATTATCGGCCAGAGTGAAGCAATCTCACAAATCATTCACGAAGCAAAGCGTGCGACGCGGACGAGTTCTTCTGTTCTGTTAACTGGCGAGACCGGCACTGGCAAAGAAATTTTTGCTCAAAGCATCCATAATGGCAGTGAACGGGCTGGAGGTCCGTTTATTTCTCAAAACTGCGCAGCCCTTCCTGATAATCTTATTGAAGGTATTTTATTCGGTACAAAGAAAGGTGCTTTTACAGGAGCCGTTGAACACCCTGGCTTATTTGAGCAAGCAGAAGGTGGAACCCTTCTTTTAGATGAAATCAATTCATTAAACCTGCCTCTGCAGGCAAAGTTATTACGAGCAATTCAAGAGAAAACCATTAGACGGGTTGGCGATACGAAAGATACTCCGGTTGATGTGCGGATCATCTCCACGATGAATGAAGATCCATTTGAAGCCGTATCAAACGGCCGCCTCAGAAAAGACCTGTTTTACAGGCTCGGTGTCGTCTCCTTGTACATCCCGCCGCTTAAAGATCGATACGGGGATATCCCCTTACTGGTCGAACATTTTTTAGCGAAATTTAATAAACGATTTCAAATGCAGGTTGATTGGATTTCAGCAGATGTTCTTGAATTATTTGAGCAGTATGAATGGCCTGGCAACGTACGTGAATTAGAGCATGTGATTGAATCAGCCATGAACATTATGTCAACAGAGCGTCAAATGGAGCTTTATCATTTGCCTATGCATATTAGAAGAAGGTTCACCGCACAAACAGATCCCACAGAAGGTAAAGCCGAGCATGTGAGTGAACCTAAGGAAACATTCTTACACAAGCCGCTTAAAGAACATCTTGCCGAAGTAGAAAATTACTATATTAAACAGGCTTTAACGGTGCATAAAGGCAACATCTCCCAAGCAGCTAAAGCGCTTGGAATCAGCCGCCAAAACCTTCAGTACCGATTAAAGAAAATGACGTTATCTGAAGAGGATTTATAA
- a CDS encoding proline dehydrogenase family protein: MVSMVLKPMFLYLSKNKVLNRGAKRWGLKMGAKQVIAGVTINDAMIAVRELNDKGLVATVDHVGEFITTREEALESADYCLQTLKAISETGVKCNLSLKLTQLGLDVERELCYQNMRKIVGKAEELGNFVRIDMEDSAHCQQTLDLLNELREEFPHSVGTVIQAYLYRASQDVTDLQGVNLRLVKGAYKEPSQIAIQDKKEIDDNYLAIIKQHLLSGSYTAIATHDHMIIDKVKTFCAEEGIPKTQFEFQMLYGFRKELQETIAKEGYTMRVYVPYGTDWYGYYMRRLAERPQNVSFVLRGLLSK; encoded by the coding sequence GTGGTTAGCATGGTACTTAAACCCATGTTTCTGTATTTGTCAAAAAATAAAGTGCTAAACCGTGGAGCTAAGCGTTGGGGACTTAAGATGGGGGCAAAGCAGGTTATCGCGGGGGTAACAATTAATGATGCAATGATTGCAGTGAGAGAACTTAATGATAAAGGGCTCGTAGCAACAGTCGACCATGTAGGTGAATTTATTACAACACGTGAGGAAGCATTAGAATCTGCAGATTATTGTTTGCAAACTTTGAAAGCGATTTCAGAGACGGGCGTGAAATGCAATTTATCATTAAAGCTCACTCAGCTAGGTCTTGATGTAGAGCGAGAGCTTTGCTATCAGAATATGAGAAAAATCGTAGGGAAGGCAGAGGAGCTAGGAAATTTTGTTCGTATTGATATGGAAGATTCTGCTCATTGTCAGCAAACGCTTGATTTATTAAACGAGCTGCGCGAAGAATTTCCACATTCAGTAGGAACGGTCATTCAAGCCTATCTATACCGTGCAAGCCAAGATGTCACTGATCTTCAAGGTGTGAACTTAAGGCTTGTAAAAGGAGCTTACAAAGAACCTAGTCAAATTGCTATTCAAGACAAAAAAGAGATTGATGACAACTACCTAGCAATCATTAAGCAGCACTTGCTTAGCGGCAGTTATACAGCAATCGCAACTCATGACCATATGATTATTGATAAGGTGAAAACGTTTTGTGCAGAAGAGGGGATCCCTAAGACGCAATTTGAATTCCAGATGCTCTACGGGTTCAGAAAAGAACTGCAGGAGACGATTGCAAAAGAAGGATATACGATGCGTGTTTATGTTCCTTATGGGACGGATTGGTATGGCTATTACATGAGACGTCTGGCAGAAAGACCGCAGAACGTCAGCTTCGTCTTACGAGGTCTATTATCTAAATAA
- the pruA gene encoding L-glutamate gamma-semialdehyde dehydrogenase, with amino-acid sequence MSVPYKHEPFTDFTVEENRKEFQAALKKVEAELGQDFPLRIGGELVYTDDKITSENPAKKEQVVGRVSKATRDHAEQAMQAALTTFEDWKRWDPVARAEILFKAAAIIRRRKHEFSAYLVYEAGKPWNEADADTAEAIDFLEYYGRQMIELKNGIPVLSRVGENNQYGYIPLGVAVVISPWNFAFAIMAGTTVAAAVTGNTVLLKPASTTPVVAAKFMEVLEEAGMPAGVINYIPGSGSEIGDYIVDHPKTRMISFTGSREVGERIYQRAAKVNKGQYWLKRVVAEMGGKDTIVVDKDADLDLAAKSIVASAFGFSGQKCSACSRAVIVEDVYDEVLEKSIALTKELSVGETINDTNMGPVNDQAAFDKIMSYIEIGKEEGRIVAGGTGDSSKGYFIQPTIVADVAADARLMQEEIFGPVVAFSKAKDFDEALDIANNTEYGLTGAVITRNRQHIEKAKTDFHVGNMYINRGCTGAIVGYHPFGGFNMSGTDSKAGGPDYLQLFLQAKTISESL; translated from the coding sequence ATGTCAGTACCTTACAAACACGAACCATTTACAGATTTTACGGTAGAGGAAAACCGTAAAGAATTCCAGGCGGCTTTAAAGAAAGTTGAAGCAGAACTAGGTCAAGATTTTCCGCTTCGTATTGGCGGCGAACTTGTTTATACGGATGATAAAATCACATCAGAAAATCCTGCTAAGAAAGAACAAGTAGTAGGAAGAGTTTCAAAAGCAACAAGAGATCATGCAGAACAGGCTATGCAAGCAGCCCTGACGACATTTGAAGATTGGAAGCGCTGGGATCCTGTGGCACGTGCTGAAATTTTATTTAAAGCAGCAGCGATCATCCGCCGTCGCAAACATGAATTTTCCGCATATCTTGTATATGAGGCAGGTAAGCCTTGGAATGAGGCAGATGCAGATACAGCAGAGGCGATTGACTTCTTAGAGTATTATGGCCGCCAAATGATTGAACTTAAAAATGGCATCCCTGTCTTAAGCCGTGTCGGCGAGAACAATCAGTACGGATATATTCCATTAGGTGTGGCTGTTGTTATTTCACCTTGGAACTTTGCTTTTGCGATTATGGCAGGAACAACAGTTGCAGCAGCAGTAACAGGAAACACAGTTCTTCTTAAGCCGGCTAGTACAACCCCTGTAGTCGCTGCGAAATTTATGGAAGTGCTTGAAGAAGCGGGAATGCCTGCAGGTGTCATCAACTACATTCCAGGAAGCGGATCTGAAATTGGTGACTACATCGTCGATCACCCGAAAACTCGTATGATCAGCTTTACTGGTTCACGTGAAGTAGGAGAACGTATTTATCAGCGTGCTGCAAAAGTAAATAAAGGACAGTATTGGTTGAAGCGTGTAGTTGCTGAGATGGGTGGAAAAGACACGATCGTTGTAGATAAAGATGCTGATCTAGATCTTGCTGCAAAATCGATTGTCGCTTCTGCATTCGGATTCTCAGGTCAAAAATGTTCAGCATGCTCACGTGCAGTCATTGTTGAAGATGTATATGATGAGGTTCTTGAAAAATCGATTGCCCTTACAAAGGAATTATCAGTTGGTGAAACAATTAACGATACAAATATGGGGCCGGTAAATGATCAAGCGGCATTTGATAAAATTATGAGCTACATTGAGATCGGCAAGGAAGAGGGCCGTATTGTAGCAGGTGGAACAGGTGACTCTTCTAAAGGTTACTTTATCCAGCCAACCATTGTGGCTGATGTGGCAGCAGATGCCCGCCTGATGCAAGAAGAGATTTTCGGACCGGTTGTTGCTTTCTCTAAAGCAAAGGACTTTGATGAGGCTCTAGACATTGCTAATAACACGGAATATGGATTAACAGGCGCTGTTATTACGCGCAACCGCCAGCATATTGAAAAGGCAAAAACAGATTTCCATGTAGGAAATATGTATATTAACCGCGGTTGTACAGGTGCAATTGTCGGCTACCACCCATTTGGCGGATTTAACATGTCTGGTACGGACTCTAAAGCAGGCGGTCCAGACTATTTACAGCTTTTCTTACAAGCAAAGACGATTTCTGAGTCGTTATAA
- the phoU gene encoding phosphate signaling complex protein PhoU: MTIRTFHSQLDYVKQELLTMGNKVEEVIAEMKEAFESDNKAQMEMLIAEDSAINQLELDMHDKVTLLISKQQPVATDLRKLIVALKISSDLERVADLVVDMAKQSIRMNKHSLPVYKEQLLAMLRIAEDMITKSLEAYEKSDILMAQKIALTDDKVDTQYGDLIRELFKVEDASVEVDQITQLAFIGRYIERIADYATNISEWVVYEVNGKHFDLN, encoded by the coding sequence ATGACGATTAGAACGTTTCACTCTCAGTTAGATTATGTGAAGCAAGAATTATTAACAATGGGAAATAAAGTAGAAGAGGTTATTGCCGAAATGAAGGAAGCTTTTGAATCTGATAATAAGGCCCAGATGGAGATGCTTATTGCAGAGGATTCAGCTATTAATCAATTAGAGCTTGATATGCATGATAAAGTCACCCTTCTTATTTCTAAGCAGCAGCCCGTAGCGACAGATTTAAGAAAATTAATTGTAGCATTGAAAATTTCAAGTGATTTAGAGCGAGTAGCAGATCTTGTTGTGGATATGGCTAAACAGTCGATCCGAATGAATAAACATAGTCTGCCAGTATATAAAGAACAGCTTCTTGCTATGCTACGAATTGCAGAAGATATGATTACTAAGTCATTAGAGGCTTATGAGAAGTCTGATATTTTAATGGCCCAAAAAATAGCGTTAACTGATGATAAGGTAGATACACAATATGGTGATTTGATTCGTGAATTATTTAAAGTAGAGGATGCAAGTGTTGAAGTGGATCAAATTACACAGCTGGCATTCATCGGACGCTATATTGAACGGATTGCTGATTACGCAACGAATATCTCGGAATGGGTTGTCTATGAAGTAAATGGCAAGCATTTTGATTTAAATTAA
- the pstB gene encoding phosphate ABC transporter ATP-binding protein PstB, which produces MGMLTAEKKVNVEIKSNSSVETVPADKKVVYDTKNLNLWYGKDHALKNINLEVYEKEVTAIIGPSGCGKSTYIKTLNRMVQLVPIVKISGDIEYRGQNILDKSFKVEDLRTRVGMVFQKPNPFPKSIYDNVAYGPRIHGIKNKKVLDEIVERSLRGAAIWDEVKDRLSENAYGLSGGQQQRLCIARCLAIEPDVILMDEPTSALDPKSTLKVEELIQELKKEYSIVIVTHNMQQAARISDRTAFFLNGEVVEYDKTDTIFSYPSDKRTEDYITGRFG; this is translated from the coding sequence ATGGGGATGTTAACAGCAGAAAAGAAGGTAAATGTTGAGATTAAATCTAATTCAAGTGTCGAAACCGTTCCGGCTGACAAAAAAGTAGTGTATGATACGAAGAACTTGAATCTTTGGTATGGCAAGGATCACGCGCTTAAAAATATTAATCTAGAAGTATATGAAAAAGAAGTAACAGCAATTATCGGACCTTCTGGCTGCGGGAAATCAACCTACATTAAAACGTTAAACCGCATGGTACAGCTCGTACCGATTGTTAAAATTTCGGGTGATATTGAATACCGCGGCCAAAATATTTTAGACAAATCATTTAAAGTAGAAGACTTGCGTACAAGAGTAGGAATGGTATTTCAAAAGCCGAATCCATTTCCGAAATCAATCTATGACAATGTGGCGTACGGTCCAAGAATTCACGGGATTAAAAATAAGAAAGTATTAGATGAAATTGTTGAGCGCAGTCTTCGTGGCGCCGCGATTTGGGATGAGGTAAAAGATCGTTTAAGCGAGAATGCTTATGGGCTGTCTGGTGGTCAGCAGCAGCGTCTATGTATTGCCCGCTGTCTCGCTATTGAACCTGATGTGATTTTAATGGATGAACCGACCTCAGCACTCGATCCAAAATCGACATTAAAAGTAGAGGAATTAATCCAAGAACTGAAGAAGGAATATTCGATTGTCATTGTCACTCACAATATGCAGCAAGCAGCTCGTATCTCTGACCGAACTGCATTCTTTTTAAACGGAGAAGTTGTTGAGTATGACAAAACGGATACCATCTTCTCATATCCATCTGATAAGCGTACAGAAGACTATATTACCGGTCGATTCGGTTAA
- the pstA gene encoding phosphate ABC transporter permease PstA, with protein sequence MNIDTTTQTNTTPKYIDKDTVQKRMNTRLVKNNLAKGLFFVSTMFGLVVLAILIFRVFSQGIGWINIDFLTGRLSNNPDRAGIMGAILGTLWLMAVVAPVTMLLGVGTAIYLEAYAKKGKIHSFIQANISNLAGVPSIVFGILGMTIFVRALDLGGVVLAGGLTMSLLVLPIVVVASQEAIRAVPNHLSEASYGMGATKWQTIKNVILPAALPGILTGAILSLSRAIGETAPLIVIGIPALLIPFPGGLMDRFTILPVQIYYWTIDASLVAEYANLAAATIIVLLIVLFILNSTAIIIRNKFQQRF encoded by the coding sequence ATGAACATTGATACGACAACACAAACGAATACAACACCAAAGTACATTGATAAAGATACCGTTCAAAAACGGATGAACACGAGATTAGTAAAGAATAACTTGGCAAAAGGATTATTCTTTGTTTCAACGATGTTCGGTTTAGTAGTATTAGCGATTCTTATCTTCAGAGTGTTTTCGCAAGGGATCGGCTGGATTAATATAGACTTTTTGACTGGCCGTCTCTCAAATAATCCAGATCGAGCTGGGATTATGGGCGCTATTCTTGGTACGTTATGGTTAATGGCAGTCGTTGCTCCAGTCACGATGCTGCTTGGCGTTGGGACCGCTATTTACCTTGAAGCGTATGCAAAAAAAGGCAAGATCCATTCCTTTATTCAAGCGAATATTTCCAACCTGGCCGGGGTTCCATCAATTGTATTTGGAATTCTCGGGATGACGATTTTTGTTCGTGCACTAGATTTAGGCGGAGTTGTCCTGGCAGGGGGATTAACGATGTCCTTACTCGTTCTTCCAATTGTTGTTGTGGCGAGTCAAGAAGCAATCCGTGCTGTTCCTAATCATTTAAGCGAAGCTTCCTACGGTATGGGAGCTACAAAATGGCAGACGATCAAAAATGTCATTCTTCCAGCGGCATTACCTGGTATTTTAACCGGGGCGATTCTTTCATTATCGCGAGCGATAGGGGAAACAGCTCCGTTGATCGTTATTGGGATACCAGCACTTCTGATCCCGTTTCCAGGAGGTTTAATGGACCGATTCACCATTCTTCCTGTACAAATCTATTACTGGACAATTGATGCATCTCTTGTAGCAGAATATGCAAATCTTGCAGCTGCAACAATTATCGTCCTCTTGATTGTGTTATTTATTCTTAATTCAACAGCGATCATTATTCGAAATAAGTTTCAACAAAGGTTTTAA
- the pstC gene encoding phosphate ABC transporter permease subunit PstC has translation MDVNSEMNKGNAVNVRKMIEQKKSSRNLNNLIEKVMPKLLFVIASISILTTVGILYTLLSETFEFFQRVPIVDFFTGTVLRPLSQDPQFGVLPLLTGTIISSVIAMFVAIPIGLMTAIFLSEYASDKVRRTLKPMLEILAGIPTIVYGFFAFTFVTPILRDIIPGLQATNILSPGIVMGIMIIPMVASLSEDAMSSVPRAMREGALALGATRLEVTGKVVIPAAISGIIASFVLGISRAIGETMIVTIASGSTKNFTFDITQSMQTMTAYIVEVTGGDAPAGSTIYYSLYAVAMTLFVFTFLMNLLARYISRRFREEY, from the coding sequence ATGGATGTAAACAGCGAAATGAATAAGGGGAACGCTGTGAATGTAAGAAAAATGATTGAACAAAAAAAGAGCTCAAGAAATCTTAACAATCTCATTGAAAAAGTAATGCCAAAATTACTTTTTGTGATTGCGAGCATTTCAATCCTTACCACAGTGGGAATTTTGTATACGCTATTGAGTGAGACGTTCGAATTTTTTCAACGTGTTCCAATCGTTGATTTCTTTACAGGAACAGTATTAAGGCCGTTAAGTCAAGATCCGCAATTTGGAGTTCTGCCTTTATTAACAGGGACCATTATTTCGTCTGTCATCGCGATGTTTGTGGCGATTCCAATTGGATTAATGACAGCTATTTTCTTAAGTGAATATGCTTCAGATAAAGTAAGAAGAACATTAAAACCAATGCTAGAAATTTTAGCAGGTATTCCAACAATCGTTTATGGTTTTTTTGCTTTTACGTTTGTCACACCGATTTTAAGAGATATTATTCCAGGGCTGCAGGCAACAAATATACTAAGCCCAGGTATTGTCATGGGGATCATGATCATTCCAATGGTTGCCTCATTATCAGAGGATGCGATGAGTTCTGTGCCGCGAGCCATGCGTGAAGGGGCACTAGCATTAGGTGCGACTAGACTTGAAGTAACAGGGAAAGTCGTTATTCCTGCTGCAATCTCAGGCATTATTGCTTCATTTGTTCTTGGTATTTCACGTGCAATTGGAGAAACGATGATTGTAACGATTGCAAGTGGAAGTACCAAAAACTTTACTTTTGACATCACTCAATCGATGCAGACTATGACTGCATACATTGTTGAAGTAACTGGAGGAGATGCTCCTGCCGGTTCGACTATATATTACAGCTTATATGCTGTAGCAATGACGTTATTTGTTTTTACTTTCTTAATGAATCTTCTAGCAAGATATATCTCTCGCCGCTTTAGGGAGGAATATTAA
- a CDS encoding PstS family phosphate ABC transporter substrate-binding protein, with product MKKFLMLLVMAALMVVVAACGGGSNEPAETDNPGSEDTTEDNAAEAAEDLDGSVVVDGSGTVYPLMSVVAEEYMINEQPNVSVEVSRSGTSAGFGKFLVPNGTDFNDASREIKDEELEEAEANGIEVQEFKVALDGLTFVIHPENDWAKELTEEELISIFSADGGVTKWSDIRPEFPDEEIKPMGPNENHGTYEFFYENILDKGDLVDGVNLQQEYSTLVNLVAEDKNAIAFFGFGYYVNNQDQIQAVNVDFGEGPVEPSLDTIAEDGDYAPFTRPVFTYLNVDMAKEKPQVLDFARYVVNNVNEFAGETGFAPLPESEIEEYNSFLDGLN from the coding sequence GTGAAGAAATTTTTAATGCTCTTAGTAATGGCAGCACTAATGGTTGTTGTCGCAGCTTGTGGCGGGGGATCTAATGAACCGGCTGAGACAGATAACCCAGGTTCAGAGGATACGACAGAAGATAATGCAGCGGAAGCAGCAGAAGATCTTGACGGAAGCGTAGTCGTTGATGGTTCAGGTACAGTTTATCCATTAATGTCAGTAGTAGCTGAAGAATACATGATTAATGAACAACCGAACGTATCAGTTGAAGTAAGCCGTTCTGGTACAAGTGCTGGTTTCGGTAAATTCTTAGTTCCAAACGGTACAGATTTTAATGATGCATCTCGTGAAATTAAAGATGAAGAGTTAGAAGAAGCAGAAGCAAATGGAATTGAAGTACAAGAATTTAAAGTAGCATTAGATGGTCTTACGTTTGTTATTCACCCTGAAAATGACTGGGCAAAAGAGCTGACTGAAGAAGAGTTAATCAGCATCTTCAGTGCTGATGGCGGCGTTACGAAGTGGTCTGATATTCGTCCTGAATTTCCAGATGAAGAAATTAAGCCAATGGGTCCAAATGAAAACCACGGAACATATGAGTTCTTCTATGAGAACATTCTTGATAAAGGTGACTTAGTAGATGGTGTTAACCTGCAGCAAGAATATTCTACATTAGTAAATCTAGTAGCAGAAGATAAAAATGCCATTGCATTCTTCGGATTTGGCTACTATGTAAATAACCAAGATCAAATTCAAGCAGTAAACGTTGATTTCGGTGAGGGTCCAGTTGAGCCATCACTTGACACAATTGCTGAAGATGGTGACTATGCACCATTCACTCGTCCGGTATTCACTTACTTAAACGTTGATATGGCTAAAGAAAAGCCGCAAGTACTAGATTTTGCTAGATACGTTGTAAACAATGTTAATGAATTTGCTGGTGAGACTGGATTTGCTCCACTGCCAGAAAGTGAAATTGAAGAGTATAACAGTTTCTTAGATGGTCTAAATTAA